The region tagtaAAGATGATGAGTGCCCGTTTAACTGTGAGAAAGTGACTTTGCAGTCTTTATATTATAGAAAAATGAATTGAAGATGAGAGACCAGCGATCAAAATATGAGTTAGATGTTAGAGATATtgtattctatttttaattacttaaaGGTTTGTATACAAAAAGATTATGGGACGAAACATTCtctttgattaaaataatttgaaCATCCGTATGGAAATCCAGTAACTATTGTCGAGAAATTGTCTAACAATGTTCTTACAGATGAAGATAGTGCTGGGACTATTAAGAAAATTTATTCAAGACGACtttaaataattgttaattattatttgtaattgtCAAGTTAACTCTGATATAATAGATGTATTTACCCATAGAATCACAAAATCAATTGACATTAAACGATGGGAGGGCCAGCGGCCTGACGGATCGTCAAACTTGCGGAGAAAATTTTCCGTCTTCGGACCAAGAGCACTCAACGTCTCCACCGCAATCGACAGTACGAAGAACTTATCCGAAAGGCCGGAGTATTTTTGCAGTTTTGTATCTTCAGCTTTCTTAGCGGCGGATTTAGCCTCCAGAGCACACAAAGTTACGTGTGAGGCAGAAAATGTATCCCAGCAGGTTACGTCCCATACGAGAACTTTTTCCCCTCAAAAGGGAAAAGAGTCATTCTGTCAGGACGTTTCCCGTCACCGCGCTCGAAACCTGGTGGTTCGAGAATCGAAGGAAATCCCGGCGAGTCAAAAGCCCTCCAAATAACGTAATTCATAGCCGAGTGCCTCGGAAATCGTACGCCACTCCTGTACGATAAAGGATGCAGATCAAAAAAGTCAACAGAGCAGCCACAATGACACGCGTGCGGGACACATTGGTTTAACCCGAGGAGCAGGGAGATTCCAATTATTACAGATTCGTCATCAAGAAGGATGCCAGATGAGGCGTTCGGAAATCTGCAATGCCAAGCTCCACTAGCTGGGGATGCTGCCGAAAGTAGGAAAGGGTAGCGATGTTGATTAGACGACAGATTGAAGGTTTGCTAGCATTTTATTAGATCTCAGGTTCGTTGAGAAATTCGATCCTCTGGTAGGTCAAGACTTTGTTTCCTCCAGACTGAAGTAAGCCACATTTGTGTCCAAAGAAAATTCAGTCGAATATTATCACGTCGGCTTTGTTTCCTAGGCACGCAGCGAACAAAGTGGAGTGTGGGGaaatcaataaatacaaaattctcttaaaatataactttttttCCTTATCACATTCGAATCTGGagttttaaaaaatcacaagaCGGACTTCATTTATGATATCAAAAGTAAATCAACCAGAATCATAATGCTTCTGTGAagaatttcgatttcaatttttgTAAGAACAGTCAAAAAATTCTCTTCCCACATAAATGGTTTTCTCTATTCTTTTGTAATtgacaaaatttaattttaaaaaatcaaagtaatactttactattttcattagctttttctattcttttaatgGAATTGTTTGTAAGAATTGAAAATAACGCAATTAAAAATtcaaatgtatatttaatttgtaaaataaaattaataattaattatctcTTTAAACAGCTTGTGGCGACCTGTCATTTGTTGCATATTTGAATTCTTAAATGTCAGTCAGCGATGGAAATGTGAAAACTATGCAATTAAAGATGGTACTTCTGGGAGAACAAGGAACCGGAAAATCATGCCTCGTTTCTAGATTTATAAAGGGACACTTTTTAACCAATTCCGAGAGCACTATTGGAGGTAATaatcacaaattttaaaatttacacgCTTAACCATCGTTTAAAACTAATCGATCTAGCTGCGTTTTTTACTCAAAGAATTTTTATGGACGACACATCGGTTAAATTCGAAATCTGGGACACCGCAGGACAGGAACGCTTTCGTACGCTTGCTCCAATGTATTACCGAGGTGCACATGCTGCACTTATCCTTTATGACATTACCAATTCggtaaattatttacttttttacattttttagaaATCCTTTGAAAGGGCTGAAGATTGGCTGTATGAGTTAAGAAGACACGGCCCTCCGAATATTTGCATTGCTTTGGCTGGTAATAAAACTGATTTGGAGTCTACGAGAGTAGTTTCTTttgaagtttttacttttcaaatgaTTTTTAAAGGATGGCCAAAATTTGGCGACACGAAATGGGTTGACGTTTCTTGAGACATCAGCAAAGACTTCTTCTAACGTTAATACGCTATTTGTTTCCATGGGTTccactttataatttttttatatttcagccCGAAGCGTACTGGTGTCTACTtctgattctgagttcaatcctccCGATATCACTCTTCTTAACAATTCCGATCAGAAAAAGAAATGTTGCTGACCaacttaattatataaataatattcattttatattatttttagtcttttaactttagtttgattttttcGAAACGAATAATATTctatcaattaaaaattattcaaaaaatcGATTTATATCCACAAAACTGTTTTGAAAATCAAAATTGTTCTGTGAAAATATGGGAAGTCGTTCTCATTAAATAACCATGAAAATGTGACACCTTTTCGAATCATTATTTTTTCGATCTATTCTTACAAATGCTTGGTAATTTTTAACATGTGAAGCTGTAAATTAGCTTTATTTAAAGTTAACAATCGCAAATGCTCTGCTGATTTAAAAAATAGTGAATTTTTATTGATTCAAAATTTAAAAGTATCTATGGTGATATTAAACATTTTAACATAAAAGTAGATAGTGAGCCTGTTTTAAAAACACAACCTGTAAAAAATGGAAAATGTGTAAGAGCAATattcaatttgtttcttttaGAAAAACTTCATAAAACATTCTCTCCTCCGTTCTTCGTGTTGGATATAAAAGTGATGCTTTCATGAGACACCATTGTCGCGAAGCATAGTttacattttatagaaatatgGGCCACATTCTTTTTTCTAAAGCGAAATTGAACGAGAATCCTACTTTTTGTTTGTTCTCAAAACAGCTTTCGGGTGCATTGAAATACTGAATCTGAAAAAGAATTTCGCGAtcatggaattaatttttttaattaacaatatattttctgttaattaaAATAAGGACCTTCctaaaataatgatttataaaCTCATAGAAATTTTGACCCGAGAGAATGATTAAATAACAAAGCCAATTCCCACTTGCTTTCGTTATTTACGAGATTACCCGATCGGCTTTGCAAATGAGCGATTCAGTAACTTTCTCAGAAATATCGATTCATACTGTCatcattttgaaatcaataatatttttttgctCCAACAAATGAATTAGGTAACGTTTAATAGTGGAAAAATAACATCATGTGTTAATTGTGAACTCTATTAGGGTCCCAAACTTATATGAGTAAAGACTTAAAACTTGAAAGACCTCCGTTATTTTCACATCCAAGGACTGTTACAGTTTATACTAgcttataaaaaagatattcaCAAGAATTAGCGCACCTATGTGGTTTTCAGAATATGAACTTAATTGAACCAAAATATCCTTTTTATTCTTCTCTCGCTCTGTAGACCTTCGAAAAGGTTCACTCCAGTGCCTCTCACTGACTAAATGTCGGGAAGGACTGGCTCGTCGAACATCAAACAAGATAATCTCCACAGTCATCTTAAAAACAGTTGACTGGACATAGCCCTGGAGAGTCTTATTTAAACCTAACTGCCTTAAGTAACCTTTGTAATATTTGGTGACTACTCCATCCCATTTCATCAAACATTAAATAACATGGATTTTAGACTACTGCATCACCTCTAGCTTGTTTTCGAGGAGATCAGAATTCCTAAACTTCCACTGTCTGCAAACAATCTATGCATGTGATGTTTACTTTCAGGATAATGATCTCTCCGGCGATTTTACCGCGGATTGCAATATCAGGTTCTAGACAACAATCGATGTGTGTATAGCAATATCCATATTAATGCACACCTTTGTGTTCTCATACACCGATTAAACTCGGTGGGCTAGCAACTTTCTGGACTGTCTTGAGTCATACTTGTTGCATAGCAAAAAAGTAGCGACCTTAACACCTCGTTATGCCTCCATGTGTAATCATGGTAAAGCATACTCTCGCATTTCGGGGCTAAATGATCAACAGCAATCGCTTTATTTTTACAATGGTTACTTCGTGCATTGAGGCAAATATTGCACAGTATTGCCACCCTATTACGGAACCTTCTATTACACACTGCGTCGTCTATATCGCTTTTTTTGTCATGTAAATAAACATTCCACCTGTCTATCACAGATTAAACAAATTTAATAATCCACGAGTGTCTACTTAATAGCTTCTTTACTTGCAAGAGTAGCGATCTATAAGTATGTGATCGAACCAGGATTTTTATATGGATGCAAAAGTTGGATGTTCTTCGAAAAAAACCGCATTGTTGATATTTTCCATAAAACGAGAAGATATGCAATGAAGTTAGCTTTCATGCTTAGAGTGGAAACTCCGGTTAACGACTTAAAGACAGACTCGACTGAGACAATTGCCGCTCTGATCAAACAAAGAATAAGGATTCTCAATAGTAATAGATAATTCTGAGTTTCCGGTCAACATTGCGAAGAGGCCGTGTTAAGTTTCATAGCAACACCTTTTCCTTAACCACATaacttttttttgttctctcGGTTTCGCGTTAAATAAAaaattcaattcaaataaacTATTAACAAACTGTCAAATATTCTAAAACAACAAGGTTCAATACTGTGACGTATGATTTTCTAATCTAAAGTGAAATTTGTATAAAATAAACGATCTTCGCCATCGATCGGTGACCAAtactttgaaaactttgcatgaGTTTTCATTTGATACTTCTGGTATGTCTGAGTAAACATTCAACGGTGATATTTATGTTCATCATTAAAACTAATCTATAGAAACAAatcttataattttaataattatacttaAAGTTTATCAATAGAATTtgttctattaaatatatattatttcaaatagtaaaataaaaattcaaaaatattgaGGTCATATGCTTGCTGATCAGGATAAAATCGAGCGACAACGAAAGGGTGCTGTCAAACTTAAAGACGAAATTCTTGTGAATGATCACCAAATGGTTCGACATTACTTCAAGTCGCCTACATACTGTGGTCACTGTTGTCAGTTTATTTGGTTAGTACAGatttaaatgttaatatttttagGGGCATTACCAAACGCCAAGGCTTTAAATGCAAAGGTATAAGCATCAAGCTTCCAAAATCTAATTTATAGTTTGTCAGTTTTCCTGTCATGTAAGATGCAGCGAATATGTGACATTCCAATGCACCGGCAGTGACGTTAATATtgcatcgaatgtaaataatttttgtcacTTTAAATTTCTTAGAATAACAATCAGCACGATTTTGTCTTAAATTCTTTCACGACTCCTCGATTTTGTGATCATTGTGGATCTATATGCTTTGGAATCAAGTATCAAGGATTAAAATGCAATAGTTAGATCTTAGAATTATATTAAATACTTAACCTAGAAAATTTAGTATTTCGAATTATTTCAATAAGTTAGCGGATTTCACGCTTTATTAGTAccttttcataaaataattttcatattgattttttaattaattaattaccaaTTCTGATGTTTATAAATTTAAGAGTGCTTAATGGTTATTCacacaaaatgtaaaaattttgttCCACATTTATGCGGGATTTCCTGTACAGAGAGACGTGGAAGAATTCTTTTAAGTATAAAGGCTACAGAAACAAACTTAGAAGCTAAAAGTACATtacgataaatttttttttacagtatatGAAGCCAGGAATCTTCCAGCAATGGATCCTAATGGACTGGCTGAtccatatgtaaaaataaaaatagagaattCTGACAGAAAATCaaagactaaaacaattaaaaacaccAGAGATCCATTCTGGAATGGAGAAATTTTATCTTTGTAAAAaagttaaatttttaattttaggaaACTTACTCCAAAAGATCACGATAAACGAATTATTGTTGAAGTTTGGGATTATGACATGACTTCTGAAAATGATTTTATCGGATCACTTTCCTTTTCCATAAAGGATTTATTGTCGTCTCcaaatggatcacagactggaaAGAATTGGTACAAATTGCTGAAAACGGACGAAGGACGTCTTATGCATATTTTGATAGATGAAACAGTATCTTCAACTGAACAAGTCGCTGATGAAGAAATTCTTATTAACAAAATTACAACGAAAGATTCTTTCTCACTTACTAAGTTCAAAATTTTTACTGTCATTGGGCGTGGAAGTTTTGGGAAGGTTAATTGTATATGGTAATAATATGTTAGGTTGTTTTGGGTGAGCTCATATCGAGCAAAGAAGTTTTTGCTATCAAAATGCTTAGAAAAGACGTACTTATTTTGGACGACGACGTTGAGTGCTGTATGGTCGAACGAGAAGTTATGTCCCTTCAGAATCCGCCACATTTTGTCGTCAAATTATTTTGCAGTTTTCAATCATtcgtataaatttaaaaattgattCATAAAATTTTAGGATAGACTATTTTTTGTGTTGGAGTATTCTCCTGGAGGAGATCTGATGCATAGACTGCAATGCATTTACAGATTTCCAGAAAAGGATGTACGgtaaattatataaaatccattttttAGTTTCTACTTGGCTGAAGTTGTAGAAGCACTGAGTTATTTACATTCGCATAATGTTATAAATCGGTAAATATctgatataatttacataaacgtaGAGATGTTAAATTAGAGAATTTGCTTTTAGATAGGAATGGACACGTTAAAATGGCAGATTTTGGCATGGCCAGAATGAACATTGCCGATGATAATTTAGCGAAAACATTTTGCGGCACTCCCGAATACATCGCTCCCGAGGTTTTGATAAGCATCATTTATTTCTATAATAGATTGTTAGACGAGAAAAATACGGTAAATCTGTTGATTGGTGGTCTTTTGGGATAATGGGCTACCAAATGATAAAAGGAACTGTAATAACATTTATAATTTTTGAATAGCCTCCATTTATGGCAGATGAAGATTCGGAATTGTTTTTTATGATTGTAAACCGTGAAATTAAATACTCCAAATTATTCTCCCAGGAACTAGCATCGTTTCTTAAAAAGGCAACAtggaacaataaaatatatttttagttattgGTAAAATCTCCAGACAAACGTATTGGATCGGGACCGAGAGGAAGTGATATGATTAGAGAAGATcctttttttagtcaaataaactgGCAAGATTTAAGAGATTTAAAAATTCCAACTCCATTTGTcccaaaaattgttttaaaatgatatattttataacatcTATAGAAAAGCAAgtttgattttaataattttgatactgATTTTACTCGAGAATCAACTCAGCAGAGCAAAGTCGATAaagtaattttaatgaatttcgacCACAATGAATTCGggaaattttcatttattaacaGAGAATATCCAATTGATATTTAATacagaattttatttattcttttactaatttttattaataaaatattttccaacaAATTCTATCAAGACAATagatatcaaaaataaatttttaatgtatCCAATTGAAAACTTTCTTTCAAATACAAATTCGTTTATTCGTGATGGGaatacatttaataaaaaaagtacAGGTTAAAAGAGGAGTCCCCCAAGTCTGGTTTACATCGCTCTGTTATTCAACTGCATAATATGTCGCGTCCCACACGAGCTACCCATCCCAGGTGGTTACATGTCAcctgtcaataaataataatgcctGTCATGGTGACTgtcaaatttaataattaatttaattgcattgatttttaatcaataatcgtttcaacaataaaaatttattaaaataaagcgTCTACGTTTTTTTAACTTGATTCATATTAACTATTTTAGACTTCCCTGAACTTGTTTTaatctgttaaataaaataataataaaatagacctCTAGTCGAttgtttgacaaaatttgaacaacTTCAGCAGGTTCTCCATATGGGGATTCAAATCGGTTTAGCCTTAGGGAAGGATTTGTCCCAAAATCCTTTAGAACTCTAACCTAACAATTATTCACTAAAAATACTCCGCTCCCAATTGAAAAATCGTATTTCGATTGATGAACATTCATTTTTTATTCATGCGTTTAAAATATGGTGAATTTAAATTAGGTGGagagaaaaattcaatataaaatcaCTAGCATCCAAGTTGTCTAGCATATGTTATTCAAAATTTACCTGAaacatctaaaatattttctacatccaTATCTTCTGATGATACATGATAAAAATCATCCAAACACTCACtttctttgaaattaaaaaattaaaaaaacttttatcatCATGAATGACGGTGTTTATACCAGAAACTCCTCTTAGTTTTTTAAATGGTGTTTCATTTATAGAAGAATGAATAGTCGTGTTATATGTAAAAGTGCTTCGTTTAATAAATTGGATCCAGTTTTTAGTTGATTCTTCACTCATCAGCTTTGAaagatttcgtgttaaagtttgaTTAAATCTTTCCACGATACCCTGAAACAGATAAATATTGTGTCATTACTTGTGATTGAGGATGATTTGGTCTTCCGTAAATATGTTGGATTTTGTTTTTCGTGCAAAAAGAATCGAGATATTTATTCCTAAACTCAGTTCCATTATCTGTTTGTAGAATCTCGCAAAAGCCGATTTCTGAACAAATTTCTTCGAAAGCCTCACAAATAtctaaattccaatataaaacataaatatacttattgcAGATTTATTTTTAACTCCTTTACAAATGGCATACTTACTGTAAACATCAATGAAAGTAAATATCCATTTGTAGCCATCGTTCGAATCGTTAAATTTTTTAACGTCTATAAGGTCTGCTTGGAATCGTTCATTTGGTCTTTTGGCAATCACATGGTACTTAGAATCTGAAACCTGCTATAtaagttttttattttatactttaagtGGAATGGAAAACTTGCATATTGAGCACTCTTTGACGACTCGTTCGATAATTTTACGCTTTATTGTAAAATAGGAGTGTAAACATTCCTGTTGCAGTTTACGAATTCCAGAATGGCTATTCCGGTGAATAGAATCTGCAATAGTTTGCATCTCACTCTCATTATCCATGCAAATTTGTGCTTTTGAAATCTTTCGTCTTTGAGGTATAAGCAGTCATCAATGACAATAAATTTAGTggattttttagttaatttatattttatttgtcttgAAGATGTCTGTACAGGTTGGCCATTTAAAATATTGACTATAGTATGATATTCTGAGATATTTTTTACAAAACCTATTATTACATATACAGGGGAATACATTTTAAAGAGGACATgttgaaaattgaataataacgctaaaaaattaaatatgccCACACGAGTAACGAATGATTAAACCACATTAATTATGACATCTGACAGCCAATGACTCGTAAAAAATTTGATTGACAGGTGACATGTAGCCAGCATGGGATGCGTAACCACCATGGGACGCGACATAATAAGTCAAGGTGCGCATTAACACTTAAATGATAATCTATGCCAGTGGTTCTTAACTTTTTTTAAGTCAGCGCCCCCTTTTGACACAATTTTGATGCTTCAAAATTTCAGCGCTCCCttattatctaatttatttttttcaattataaatttatttggcAATTTTTTTAAGTCCCAAATTTCTTCTATTcacaatttgtaatttatttcttttttggtcAAAAAGTTGGAGACTGCATTAAATCCTCTTTCAACTAAATATGTTGAAGGAAATCGTATTATAAGCGTTTCAACTTCATTCCACAATTgaggattttttttatatgtaatccAGAAGTGTTGATATCCATGTTTGTTAAAAATGACATCAGCTTCAAAATCATATTTCAGATtaaataaattttctgttatttcttaagATAAATTTAAGTTTTCAGTTTCAAATGGATTTATATACGaatcaaaaaatttttaatttgccAAATCTTCAAAGCGAATTTTCATTTCGTCGTACTTAACGAAATTGGAGAGGTGATCGTATTTAAGGATTTTGAGATCTTCAGCGCGATTGGAAGCAAAGCCTGGGTCGACGGCCGACATGGCTGGGTTCCCGCTGGAAAATGTGTCACAGCAGGTAGAATCCCATATAAGGGATTTTCCCGTATAAGGCATTTTCCTTTTGAAAGCCATCTAGCACGGCTATGTAAAGAAGTTGTTCATAATGCTCATCGTTTTGTTCACAAATAAGTCGAAATATTCTCGAATTCAACGGGtgcattattaaaaaaataaaattccagcATCCCCCTAATATGTTCCAGCGCCCTCATTAAGAATCACTGATCTAAACGGACGACATTTTGATTTTAAAGTCCAGCATCAAAAAGTCAATGTCATGGAAAAGAGTAGTTcatattttgaaaattgaatGGTGGTGTTGAAATAACGCCCTGACTCTATCAAGCGAAAATGCTATGTAAGTTAAATagcaaaaaacaagaagaagctGAGTAAATATGTGGATACATGTGAAATCATGTTTTCGGAGACTTTGAAATATCATGACATGTCTATTAATCAGATAGCTCATTCAAAGATCACATCTAAacgtgaagaaagaaaactcatcAATGTTAAAATCAATAGGCAATCAAACTACATATGGATTAGATCTGGCATGGTATAATAAATCAAATTAATGTTATTTAATGTTCTAACATTTTCGAATCAGTTTTATGGCGGATAGCTAAACAGTTTCATCTCAAGATCGCTACGGATATCCTTGGGAACAGCCATAAAATCGCTTTCCAAATTGCGTTTCGAAATCATTTCCCGATGTTcctcaaaagtgtctttaccttCTCACAAATGATACCTCTCTTCTCGAACACTAGTGTGACGAATTCCAGACTGTTCAAAAAACAGGCAGACCCGTCCCCGACGAGAGCAGGAGGTATTTTGAAAAGGTGCCGGAGTAAATAAACGAGAGAATTGCCTCCACAGATCGGAAATGTAATCATCGCATCTGAGCGTCAATTCGATCGTTAATTAGACTAAGCGTTCACTATATTTCTTGAATATGTCTAGTTGTATATCTAAGAAGAACCCGATTTACTTTATCATAAAATCCAAAATAAcaaatttgttattttaattttcacaaATCATGTCAATATTGCAATTGAATGATTTGGAAATAATACAATTACGATATTTGAGGAATTCTTCCCATTGACAAATTGTGTGCGTGCAGAAAGGAACTTGAACAACCAATTCATTTTGTAAAATCGCGACACCAAAGACAGATTTATCAATCCCATTAACAATCGCATTGTTTTCTAAACTTTAGAAAAAATGGATAATTtagttatataaaaatgtaaaactttTTTTCAATAAGATAAATACGATATTTCCACTAAACGGTATGGCAATCCTTGACAAAAAAtgattatttgaaattatttcaaaaatatctgaattttcataaaaaacagaaaggtcATCATATAGTCCAAGAAGAGATCCCAATGGAAGAAGACCCTCAGCATgtccaaaaataaaattagctttattatgattatcactACCACAATTATAAAATAAGAACATAAAACTTATAACTAGAGTTGTCCCCTTTTCCTTGTGAATCGATTATTACTTTGAagaatttaaacattttattgaataaaccACACGCAGATATATAATTAACTTCTGATCCTTTTCCATTTATccaatatttctaaaaattaaaattattatttattctagcTTTAATGTCATGAATAGCctctaatattttaatttcatctgGAATTTTAAAAAGATTGCAAAAATCGGAATTTTTGAAATTGGTTCTTTCTAAAAAGCAATGATCGTATAAAAGTATTGTTTTtcctttataattataaattaaaaaacttCACTTAAAGAGACAGAACAATTCAATAGTTTTTTCAATCTTCTGAGAATAGGCATAACCAAATTATTTTTTGATAAGTCGTcaaagattttcttatattctttagaCTTTTTCTGCGTATGGTGTTTCTTGCACTTGTCGTAAAATCTAACAAGATCATCATcgtgtataatttttttatttattttagaattcAGTCCAGAAAGAAAAGCTTTGTAACTCTCAATTACGCGGATTTTTCGAGTACCTATAACAAGTATCGATTCGTCATTGTACTCcaaattattaaagaaatgaataaaattagaTGAAAACCATTTTCCACGAATAAATTCAGTTTCATGACCAAACAATGTTAGATTTCCATCAAATGAGTTATTCCATTTACTCTTACAATAATTTCCCGAAGATGaaagattaattttattttccatgcaaaatgcatttatttcatcaattttGAATTTAGTGTGGGTTCTAGAACCGTGACGAGAAAATGAGGTTAATGAAATTACATCAAAGTGGGAAAATAAATCATTTCGATAGTAACGAACCCTTGGATTTTTAAAGCTTTTCTGTGTGTACATAAATTCTTTTGATTTGTTATATTCAGTTCTAGAACCGAAGTAAGTGTTCAAGACAGTGCAGATAATTTGCAGCAATAAAATTCTGAATATAAGACTGGAACAAGGCATGCTatccaatgttttaaatatttataaaaatatctaattaattatattatttttatattaaaaatattttaaaaaaataaatatgattttctaatttatttattttcttctctataaGAAGCGATAGCATGTACAGTGCTCGTCAAAAAAAATTGCTCAGTTattttttcatgcttttattgacaaattaataaaaaatttaatcttacgcttcattttttattctaattcttaagtatattaatttatttatgcgattttatttcaatataaggAATTTAAAGCATAAAAATTTAAATCTCGTGACAAAAAACATTGCTCACTTTTCTTGTTATTGCATATTCCACGTTCTCCCAAGAAACAGTTAACTGAATTTAAAAAAGGCATGATTATTGCGTACTTTAAAGAGGGTAAATCAATCAGAGAAATCTCAAAAATACTTAATTTGCCGTATTCcacaattatatttaatattcgaAAATTTCGAGAATTTGGAACACTGCATCGGAGACCGGGCTCAGGACGTCTTCCGAAACTAAGTTCCCCCCAAATACAATTTTTATGTAATGAAACCGAATCACATCCTACATTGTTGGCAGTGGATTTGTCCAACAAAACTAAAGAAACTTTCAATATTGATGTTTCCCCTAGGACAATTCTGAGAACTTTGAATAAAAATGGGGTATATTGTCATGTAGCAAAAAGAAAGCCATTGCtttctaaaaaatattatttcgagATGGTCTGCGTCACTACGATTTTTATCGATATCTGATAGTACATGGAAATCGGTGATATTCTCAGATGAGTCAATGTTCGATGTTTTTAACAACAGAAAACATCAGCttgtttacagaaaaaataaaacggaGTTAAAAAATGCACATTTGCTTCCGACTGTTAAGTTCGGAGTAGGGAGAGTTATGATTTGGGGCTGTATATAGTATAGTGGTGTAGGCAATTTGGTTTTTATCGAAGAAACTATGAACTctagatattatataaatttactgtCTAATAATCTGGACCAATCAGCTGAAAAAATGGGCTTATCCTCGTTTATTTTTCAACAGGATAATACTCCATGCCATACATCTCGTATGGTTAAGGCATATTtcgaaaccaaaaaatatattattcttgatTGGC is a window of Octopus sinensis unplaced genomic scaffold, ASM634580v1 Contig13764, whole genome shotgun sequence DNA encoding:
- the LOC115229882 gene encoding calcium-dependent protein kinase C-like, which translates into the protein MLADQDKIERQRKGAVKLKDEILVNDHQMVRHYFKSPTYCGHCCQFIWGITKRQGFKCKVCQFSCHVRCSEYVTFQCTGSDVNIASNNNNQHDFVLNSFTTPRFCDHCGSICFGIKYQGLKCNKCLMVIHTKCKNFVPHLCGISCTERRGRILLSIKATETNLEAKNHDKRIIVEVWDYDMTSENDFIGSLSFSIKDLLSSPNGSQTGKNWYKLLKTDEGRLMHILIDETVSSTEQVADEEILINKITTKDSFSLTKFKIFTVIGRGSFGKVNCIW
- the LOC115229881 gene encoding ras-related protein Rab-5C-like, with protein sequence MSVSDGNVKTMQLKMVLLGEQGTGKSCLVSRFIKGHFLTNSESTIGAAFFTQRIFMDDTSVKFEIWDTAGQERFRTLAPMYYRGAHAALILYDITNSKSFERAEDWLYELRRHGPPNICIALAGNKTDLESTRVVSFEV